The following are encoded together in the Chlorocebus sabaeus isolate Y175 chromosome 20, mChlSab1.0.hap1, whole genome shotgun sequence genome:
- the LY9 gene encoding LOW QUALITY PROTEIN: T-lymphocyte surface antigen Ly-9 (The sequence of the model RefSeq protein was modified relative to this genomic sequence to represent the inferred CDS: inserted 2 bases in 1 codon), whose protein sequence is MVAPKSHTQDWAPGPFSSKPQRSQLQIFSSVLWTSLLFLLMGLRASGKDSAPTVVSGILGGSVTLPLNISVDTAIEHVIWIGPKKALAFARPKEHVTFMAKSYRGRLXIARGSYSLSISNLTLNDAGSYKAQINQRNFEVTTEEEFTLFIYEQLQEPEVTMKSVKVSENFSCNITLMCSVKGAEKSVLYSWTPRDPHASESNGGSILTISRMPCEPDLPYTCIAQNLVSQTSSHPVHVGQFCTDSGASRRGKTGETVGGVLGEPVTLPLALPACRHTEKVVWLFNTSIISKERDEAATVDPLIKSRDPYKNRVWVSSQDCSLKISQLEIEDAGPHRAYVCSEASRVTSMTRVTLLIYRRLVKPKITWCLRHSKDGICRVSLTCSMKDGGNAVMYTWTPLQKGAVVSQGESHLNVSWRSGENHPNLTCTASNPVSNSSHQFLSESICSGFSPSLFTQATGLWDLRSKSLHPDERGRESGMDSLREDRKKTISISSLGLIQCKRQSRLGPCSKARERWGWHTFISPAQGVPEPTAGHMLYSVLSQEYEKLDTPLRPARQRPRPISDSSSDSNITTEEDTDRPEVHKPINGRDQVYDQVTQEGAGHDPAPKGQADYDPVTPYVTEVESVVGENTVYAQVFFNLRGKTPVSQMEESSATIYCSIQKPQTVVPPPQQNDLEIPESPTYENFT, encoded by the exons GACTAAGAGCCTCTGGAAAGGACTCAGCCCCAACAGTGGTGTCAGGGATCCTAGGGGGTTCTGTGACTCTCCCCCTAAACATCTCAGTAGACACAGCGATTGAGCATGTCATCTGGATTGGTCCCAAAAAGGCTCTTGCTTTTGCACGTCCCAAAGAACATGTAACCTTTATGGCTAAAAGCTACCGGGGCCGACT CATCGCCAGGGGGAGTTACTCCCTGTCCATCAGCAATCTGACTCTGAATGATGCAGGATCCTACAAAGCCCAGATAAACCAAAGGAATTTTGAAGTCACCACTGAGGAGGAATTCACCCTGTTCATCTATG AACAGCTGCAGGAGCCCGAAGTCACCATGAAGTCTGTGAAGGTGTCTGAGAACTTCTCCTGTAACATCACTCTAATGTGCTCCGTGAAGGGAGCAGAGAAAAGTGTTCTGTACAGCTGGACCCCAAGGGACCCCCATGCTTCTGAGTCCAATGGAGGCTCCATTCTTACCATCTCCCGAATGCCCTGTGAGCCAGACCTGCCATATACCTGCATAGCCCAGAACCTTGTCAGCCAGACCAGCTCCCACCCTGTCCATGTTGGGCAGTTCTGTACAG ATTCAGGAGCCTCCAGAAGAGGAAAAACAGGGGAGACTGTGGGAGGGGTCCTGGGAGAGCCAGTCACCCTGCCACTGGCACTCCCAGCCTGCCGGCACACAGAGAAGGTTGTCTGGTTGTTTAACACATCCATCATCAGCAAAGAGAGGGATGAAGCAGCAACGGTAGATCCACTCATTAAATCCAGGGATCCTTACAAGAACAGGGTGTGGGTCTCCAGTCAGGACTGCTCCCTGAAGATCAGTCAGCTGGAGATAGAGGACGCCGGCCCCCACCGTGCCTACGTGTGCTCAGAGGCCTCCAGAGTCACCAGCATGACACGTGTCACCCTGCTTATCTACC GGAGGCTGGTGAAGCCCAAAATCACGTGGTGCCTCCGGCACAGCAAGGATGGCATCTGCAGAGTCAGCCTGACCTGCTCCATGAAGGATGGGGGAAACGCTGTCATGTACACATGGACCCCACTGCAGAAGGGAGCTGTTGTGTCCCAAGGGGAATCACACCTCAACGTCTCATGGAGAAGTGGTGAAAATCACCCCAACCTCACATGCACAGCCAGCAACCCTGTCAGCAACAGTTCCCACCAGTTTCTTTCTGAGAGCATCTGTTCAggtttctctccatctctatTTACTCAGGCCACGGGGCTTTGGGACCTCAGATCCAAGAGTTTGCATCCTGAC gaaagaggaagggagagtggAATGGACTCCCTGagggaagacaggaaaaaaacaatCTCCATCAGTTCTCTAGGCCTCATCCAATGCAAGCGTCAGAGCAGGCTGGGGCCTTGCAGCAAAGCAAGAGAGAGGTGGGGTTGGCATACTTTTATCAGCCCTGCACAAGGTGTTCCAGAACCCACAGCAGGCCACATGCTATACTCTGTGCTCTCTCAAGAGTATGAGAAGCTGGACACTCCCCTCAGGCCTGCCAGGCAACGGCCTAGGCCCATCTCAGACAGCAGCTCTGACAGCAACATCACAACTGAGGAGGATACGGACAGGCCCGAGGTGCACAAGCCCATCAATGGAAGAGACCAGGTGTATGACCAGGTCACTCAGGAGGGTGCTGGACATGACCCAGCCCCTAAGGGCCAAGCAGACTATGATCCCGTCACTCCATATGTCACAGAAGTTGAGTCTGTGGTTGGAGAGAACACCGTGTATGCACAAGTGTTCTTCAACTTACGG GGAAAGACCCCAGTTTCTCAGATGGAAGAGAGCTCGGCCACAATCTACTGCTCCATACAGAAACCTCAGACG GTCGTGCCGCCACCACAACAGAATGATCTTGAGATTCCTGAAAGTCCTACCTATGAAAATTTCACCTGA